One window from the genome of Isachenkonia alkalipeptolytica encodes:
- a CDS encoding TraB/GumN family protein has product MKFIGKLKSSRKLRFALLVLGVFISVLGCSEETVENGRGLFYEVTGGENPVYLMGSIHIGEEEMYPLHNSIEEAFESSDVLVMEIDLDNLNEMAVAQEMMDYAMYDDESRMRDTISEETFQELLSYAQPLGIGEEILDLFRPWYGTMLLTEIAVEKSDFSQEYGVEQYFLDQKGDREVIGLESVEDQLRPFTLLSDESQQRYLEETLGEMETVNEQFREMLDYWEQGDLEYFETLRRESMEEVGSESFQQYQIAMLDERDLNMTEKIQELLENDEEETYFIVVGSLHLVGENSIVYNLEELGYHLELGY; this is encoded by the coding sequence ATGAAATTCATTGGAAAGTTGAAAAGCAGCAGGAAATTGAGGTTTGCTCTATTAGTTTTGGGAGTGTTTATTTCGGTCCTGGGCTGTTCCGAGGAGACCGTAGAAAATGGCCGGGGACTATTTTACGAAGTGACGGGGGGAGAAAATCCGGTATATTTAATGGGTTCTATCCATATAGGAGAGGAAGAAATGTATCCACTACATAACTCCATTGAAGAAGCCTTTGAAAGCTCCGATGTATTGGTGATGGAAATCGACTTGGACAATCTTAACGAAATGGCCGTAGCTCAGGAAATGATGGATTACGCCATGTATGATGATGAAAGCAGAATGCGGGACACCATCTCGGAGGAAACATTTCAGGAACTATTATCCTACGCCCAACCCTTAGGCATTGGAGAAGAAATTCTAGATCTTTTCCGTCCCTGGTACGGCACAATGCTTCTTACAGAAATTGCCGTGGAGAAATCGGATTTTTCCCAGGAGTATGGAGTGGAACAGTACTTTCTTGATCAGAAGGGGGACCGGGAAGTCATAGGACTGGAATCCGTTGAGGATCAATTACGGCCCTTTACCTTACTATCCGATGAATCCCAGCAGCGGTATCTGGAAGAGACCTTAGGGGAGATGGAAACCGTAAACGAACAGTTTCGAGAGATGCTGGATTACTGGGAGCAAGGAGATTTGGAATATTTTGAAACCCTTCGTCGGGAGAGTATGGAAGAGGTTGGGAGCGAATCCTTTCAGCAGTATCAAATCGCCATGCTTGATGAACGGGATCTGAACATGACGGAAAAAATCCAGGAGCTTTTGGAAAATGACGAAGAGGAGACTTACTTTATTGTAGTGGGTTCTTTGCACCTCGTAGGGGAAAACAGCATTGTATATAATTTAGAAGAGCTGGGCTATCATCTGGAACTGGGGTATTAG
- a CDS encoding LamB/YcsF family protein, producing the protein MDKIDINSDLGESFGAYRLGMDEKVLEHVSSVNIACGWHAGDPMVMKKTVDTAIKLGVAIGAHPGLPDLMGFGRREMAITPEEAKAYVIYQVGALKAFVEAAGGRLQHVKPHGALYNMAAKDLKLSRGIAEAVKAVDSDLVLVGLANSYLVKAAEEIGLKAAREVFADRAYGKDGNLVSRKEPGAMIEDQDLAIKRVVRMIKEGKVEAITGEEISIWGNTICIHGDNEKALGFVKKIRKALKEENIDIAPMNNRFLKSGSRGGMTNGQGD; encoded by the coding sequence ATGGATAAAATCGATATAAACAGTGATCTTGGAGAAAGTTTTGGGGCATATCGATTGGGCATGGACGAAAAGGTACTGGAGCACGTAAGCTCTGTCAATATAGCCTGCGGTTGGCACGCCGGGGACCCGATGGTTATGAAAAAAACAGTGGATACTGCAATAAAGCTGGGGGTCGCCATCGGAGCTCATCCAGGACTTCCGGATTTAATGGGGTTTGGTCGCCGGGAAATGGCAATTACCCCGGAAGAAGCAAAGGCCTATGTGATCTATCAAGTAGGGGCATTAAAGGCTTTTGTGGAAGCGGCGGGAGGCAGACTGCAACATGTAAAACCCCATGGAGCACTGTATAATATGGCGGCGAAGGATCTGAAGCTGTCCCGGGGGATTGCGGAGGCTGTAAAAGCGGTGGATTCGGATTTGGTGTTGGTGGGACTTGCCAACAGTTACCTGGTAAAAGCCGCAGAAGAAATAGGACTCAAGGCGGCTCGGGAAGTGTTTGCGGATCGAGCCTACGGCAAAGACGGAAACCTGGTGTCGAGAAAGGAGCCCGGGGCTATGATCGAGGATCAAGACCTGGCTATAAAACGGGTTGTACGAATGATCAAAGAAGGAAAGGTAGAGGCGATCACCGGGGAAGAAATCAGCATTTGGGGAAACACCATTTGCATACACGGAGACAATGAAAAAGCCCTGGGTTTTGTTAAAAAGATTCGAAAGGCTCTTAAAGAGGAAAACATAGATATCGCACCGATGAACAACAGATTTCTAAAGAGCGGATCACGGGGAGGAATGACGAATGGACAAGGCGATTGA
- the pxpB gene encoding 5-oxoprolinase subunit PxpB encodes MDKAIEYKSAGDHALVAEFGNEISKKINEQVRALAYLLQQEGVKGVTETVPTYRSLMIHYNPLVIDQKSLITELKKREEKLKELKMPPPLITEIPTIYGGAYGPDLEDVAKHAGVSEEEVIQIHSSGEYLIYMLGFTPGFPYLGGMDPRIAAPRLNSPRKKITRGSVGIADAQTGIYSLDSPGGWRLIGWTPVALFDPKGTPPFLLKAGDYIKFCPIDHEEYEKIQRELKAGGVPWKTYRKDEEKGSM; translated from the coding sequence ATGGACAAGGCGATTGAGTATAAAAGTGCCGGAGACCATGCTCTGGTAGCAGAGTTCGGAAATGAAATTTCGAAAAAAATCAATGAACAGGTGCGGGCTCTTGCCTATTTACTACAACAGGAAGGAGTGAAAGGGGTTACAGAAACCGTTCCCACATACCGTTCGTTGATGATTCATTACAATCCGCTGGTAATCGATCAAAAATCATTGATTACAGAGCTTAAGAAAAGGGAAGAGAAACTAAAGGAATTAAAGATGCCGCCACCATTGATTACGGAAATTCCAACAATTTATGGGGGGGCCTACGGACCGGATTTAGAGGATGTGGCAAAACATGCAGGGGTCAGTGAAGAAGAGGTTATCCAAATTCATTCTTCTGGAGAGTACTTAATCTACATGTTAGGATTTACCCCGGGTTTTCCCTACTTAGGAGGAATGGATCCCCGAATAGCTGCGCCGAGGCTGAACAGTCCCAGAAAGAAAATTACAAGAGGCTCCGTGGGAATAGCCGACGCTCAAACGGGAATATACTCTCTGGACAGTCCTGGAGGTTGGCGACTGATTGGCTGGACTCCGGTAGCTTTATTTGATCCTAAGGGAACTCCCCCTTTTTTATTGAAGGCGGGAGACTACATAAAGTTTTGTCCCATAGACCATGAAGAGTATGAAAAAATTCAACGGGAATTGAAAGCCGGAGGCGTTCCCTGGAAAACCTATCGGAAGGACGAAGAGAAAGGATCGATGTAA
- a CDS encoding biotin-dependent carboxyltransferase family protein, with product MGELKVLKGGLLSTLQDGGRTGCQQYGVPVSGVMDDYAYRMGNILVGNGREEAVIEVTMMGFAAEFLQEAVIALTGGDLTPTINGRPVEMWKSLAVSPGDKLAFQRVKSGCRSYVAVAGGFDVSKVMGSRSTYLRGGFGGFQGRALRKGDLMKIGIPEGAQDKCKDRSLGEQGMIYPREIRIRVVPGPQEEAFTEDGIKNFYMESYKVTMDSDRMGLRLEGREISHQGPAEIISDGIAMGAIQIPGHGMPIIMMADRQTAGGYPKIGNVITADLSKLAQAKPGDTLYFKKVSVKEAQKIFWQREEQFKGMQYALDHGAEKFCNRKEESLKPGQKEFRIRVNEREYTVLVEEKRKL from the coding sequence ATGGGAGAACTTAAAGTGCTTAAAGGCGGCCTGCTCAGCACATTGCAGGATGGCGGAAGAACAGGGTGCCAACAATACGGTGTGCCGGTTTCCGGGGTTATGGATGATTATGCCTACCGTATGGGCAATATTCTGGTGGGTAATGGCAGGGAAGAGGCGGTAATTGAAGTCACGATGATGGGTTTTGCCGCTGAGTTTCTACAAGAGGCGGTTATTGCGTTGACCGGAGGGGATTTAACCCCGACGATCAACGGTCGTCCCGTAGAAATGTGGAAATCCCTCGCGGTTTCTCCCGGGGACAAGTTGGCTTTTCAGCGTGTGAAAAGTGGCTGCAGAAGCTATGTGGCCGTTGCAGGAGGGTTCGATGTGTCGAAGGTAATGGGGAGCCGATCCACCTATCTCCGGGGAGGTTTCGGAGGTTTTCAGGGAAGAGCTCTTCGAAAAGGAGATCTGATGAAAATCGGCATCCCTGAGGGAGCCCAGGATAAATGTAAAGACCGGTCCCTGGGGGAACAGGGAATGATATATCCTAGGGAAATAAGAATCCGGGTAGTTCCCGGGCCTCAGGAGGAAGCTTTTACAGAGGATGGTATTAAGAACTTTTACATGGAGTCCTATAAAGTGACGATGGACAGTGACCGTATGGGCCTTCGCCTGGAAGGCCGGGAGATTAGCCACCAGGGTCCGGCGGAAATTATTTCCGACGGTATAGCCATGGGGGCCATACAAATTCCCGGTCACGGTATGCCAATTATTATGATGGCGGATCGTCAAACCGCCGGGGGCTATCCGAAAATAGGAAATGTGATTACTGCAGACCTTTCGAAGCTGGCCCAGGCAAAACCGGGGGATACTTTGTATTTTAAAAAAGTCTCCGTGAAAGAGGCTCAGAAAATTTTTTGGCAAAGAGAAGAGCAGTTCAAAGGAATGCAATATGCCTTGGATCATGGAGCAGAAAAATTCTGTAACCGGAAAGAGGAATCGTTGAAACCGGGACAAAAAGAGTTTAGGATCCGGGTTAATGAAAGGGAGTATACGGTTTTGGTGGAGGAGAAAAGGAAGCTATAG
- a CDS encoding NUDIX hydrolase yields MNLLREIEKYEPYNEQESRDKNVMLGFLKNQKNVLTRENEIAHFTASAWVLNEARDKVLMIYHNIYDSWSWTGGHADGEENLLAVAIKEVKEETGLIEVRPIQTEIFSLEILTVEGHLKNEKYVPSHLHINCTYLLEASDDEKLSVKFDENQGVCWMDIETCVKVSKEPSMQKIYKKLNEKLRRYQLQNRKPSKKSNDSKDIICVDCF; encoded by the coding sequence ATGAACCTGCTAAGAGAAATTGAAAAGTACGAGCCCTATAATGAACAGGAGTCCCGGGATAAAAATGTGATGCTGGGCTTTTTAAAAAATCAAAAAAACGTGTTGACCAGAGAAAACGAAATTGCCCATTTTACTGCCTCAGCATGGGTTTTAAATGAGGCTCGGGATAAGGTGCTGATGATTTATCATAACATCTATGATTCCTGGTCATGGACCGGAGGCCATGCCGACGGGGAGGAAAACCTATTGGCTGTGGCGATCAAAGAAGTCAAAGAGGAGACGGGGCTTATAGAAGTGCGACCGATTCAAACAGAGATCTTTTCCCTGGAGATATTAACCGTGGAGGGTCATTTGAAAAATGAAAAATACGTGCCTTCACATCTTCATATCAACTGCACCTATTTACTGGAAGCTAGCGATGACGAAAAGTTGTCCGTGAAATTCGATGAAAATCAAGGGGTATGTTGGATGGATATTGAAACCTGTGTTAAGGTCTCCAAGGAGCCTTCCATGCAAAAAATTTATAAAAAACTCAATGAAAAACTGCGACGTTATCAACTTCAGAATCGGAAACCGAGTAAGAAATCTAACGATTCAAAGGATATAATCTGTGTAGACTGTTTTTGA
- a CDS encoding MaoC family dehydratase, protein METVENAELRGMRVGDEAFDEKTITKEDVETFAKVTGDHNPVHLDEDYAKDTIFKKCIAHGMLSAGLISKVIGTQLPGHGTIYLGQTLNFKKPVYIGDTITTVVAIKKINVEKKFLTLNTYCKNQKGKVVLDGEATVMIND, encoded by the coding sequence ATGGAAACAGTAGAAAATGCAGAGCTCAGAGGTATGCGCGTCGGCGATGAAGCCTTTGATGAGAAAACTATTACCAAAGAAGATGTAGAAACTTTTGCCAAGGTCACCGGCGATCATAATCCCGTACACCTGGATGAGGACTACGCGAAGGATACCATATTTAAAAAATGCATTGCCCACGGGATGCTATCCGCCGGGCTTATCTCAAAGGTCATCGGAACTCAGCTGCCGGGACACGGAACCATTTACTTAGGCCAAACCCTGAATTTCAAAAAGCCGGTATATATCGGTGATACCATTACCACCGTGGTTGCCATCAAAAAGATCAATGTAGAAAAAAAGTTTCTTACCCTGAATACCTACTGTAAAAATCAAAAAGGAAAAGTAGTGCTCGATGGAGAGGCTACAGTAATGATCAACGATTAG
- a CDS encoding bacteriohemerythrin, which translates to MWKDRYKIGVERIDEQHRELFQRVEEFLKATNDPQRTWEDKIEKVKETMNFMGEYVHYHFDDEEKLQEELGYPNIEDHKKAHEKFKKGIEEYIEKLENENYSEELVQEFGGKIMTWLIMHVGDVDQKIGDYVTKEREDC; encoded by the coding sequence ATGTGGAAAGATCGTTATAAAATAGGGGTAGAACGGATTGACGAGCAGCACCGGGAACTTTTTCAAAGGGTAGAGGAGTTTTTAAAGGCCACCAATGACCCCCAAAGAACCTGGGAGGATAAGATTGAAAAAGTAAAGGAAACCATGAATTTTATGGGGGAGTATGTACATTATCATTTTGATGATGAGGAAAAACTTCAAGAAGAATTAGGGTACCCTAATATAGAGGATCATAAAAAGGCCCATGAAAAATTCAAAAAAGGCATTGAAGAGTATATCGAAAAACTTGAAAATGAAAATTATTCGGAGGAACTGGTACAGGAATTCGGCGGAAAGATTATGACCTGGTTGATTATGCATGTGGGGGATGTGGACCAAAAGATCGGAGACTACGTTACGAAGGAAAGGGAGGATTGCTAA
- a CDS encoding chemotaxis protein CheX has protein sequence MKAEYLNPFIEATNRVFQTMLNLEPEKKELKMEEDLITSNDANVVLGVTGDLQGTVIFGFPEEMTLKMVKEMSGMEMAEINSFVSSALGEVANIISGNAMTILHDENLSCDIVPPRIFIGEYKSFAVEEEQPLVLTLSTAMGEFDLNLFLKEKE, from the coding sequence ATGAAGGCAGAATACTTAAATCCTTTTATTGAAGCCACCAATCGGGTGTTTCAGACGATGCTCAATTTGGAACCTGAGAAAAAAGAATTGAAAATGGAGGAAGATTTGATTACTAGTAATGATGCCAATGTGGTTCTGGGGGTTACCGGAGATCTTCAGGGTACTGTGATTTTCGGATTTCCTGAAGAGATGACATTGAAAATGGTAAAGGAAATGTCAGGAATGGAAATGGCGGAAATCAACAGTTTTGTATCCTCCGCGCTGGGAGAAGTGGCTAATATCATTTCGGGTAATGCCATGACCATACTCCATGATGAGAACCTGAGCTGCGACATTGTTCCTCCGAGGATTTTCATCGGCGAGTACAAATCCTTTGCTGTGGAGGAAGAACAGCCCCTGGTACTTACGTTAAGTACGGCGATGGGGGAGTTTGATCTGAATTTATTTTTAAAAGAAAAGGAATAA
- a CDS encoding histidinol-phosphatase HisJ family protein: MFDSHVHSNFSPDSAAPMVDTIEESIKKGLSSICFTDHYDLDYDGKDNDLTFDIDQYFHTLGLLKEKYRDRIDVRVGIELGLQPHLVHRYHTLFKDIPFDFILASIHSVDREDFYSGNFFDHRSQLQAYNDYFSELKQCLATYDHFQSFGHIDVIKRYGNYPHTLPLSSYRDILREIFTLLIEKGKGIELNTSGLRYGLGDFHPSVDILKEYKALGGELITLGSDSHVVGGTGTYFPEALEILESLGFKYYTSFKNQQPVFHKITDSL; this comes from the coding sequence ATGTTTGACAGTCATGTACATTCCAACTTTTCCCCGGACTCTGCCGCTCCTATGGTAGACACCATCGAGGAAAGTATAAAAAAAGGACTAAGTTCCATTTGTTTTACAGATCATTATGACTTGGATTACGACGGCAAGGATAATGACCTCACCTTTGATATAGATCAGTATTTCCACACTCTGGGTTTATTAAAAGAAAAGTACCGGGATCGAATCGATGTGCGTGTAGGAATCGAGTTGGGACTTCAACCCCATTTAGTCCACCGCTACCACACTCTTTTTAAGGATATTCCCTTTGACTTCATCCTGGCTTCCATCCACAGTGTGGATCGGGAAGATTTTTATTCCGGTAACTTTTTTGACCACCGGAGCCAACTCCAGGCCTATAACGATTATTTTTCCGAGCTGAAACAGTGCCTTGCCACTTATGATCATTTTCAGTCCTTCGGTCACATCGATGTAATCAAGCGTTATGGTAATTATCCCCACACCCTCCCCCTAAGTAGCTACCGGGATATTCTACGGGAAATTTTTACACTGCTTATTGAAAAAGGGAAAGGCATTGAACTGAACACCTCGGGACTTCGCTATGGTTTGGGAGACTTTCATCCCTCCGTGGATATTTTAAAGGAGTACAAGGCCTTAGGGGGTGAACTCATCACCCTGGGATCCGACTCTCACGTAGTTGGCGGTACCGGAACTTATTTTCCTGAAGCCTTGGAAATTCTGGAGAGTTTAGGTTTCAAATACTATACCAGTTTTAAAAATCAACAACCGGTGTTCCATAAAATTACCGATTCTTTATAG
- a CDS encoding ABC transporter ATP-binding protein, producing MSNYHEEETLGKAYDSKLMARLLGYAKPYWKIIALCVLLLVFIAGVELARPYFIQVAIDEHINVYDRPLYVYDEPVTEGGTEYDGHYYYIEDPEEGYDSMAQLVRIEGEIYLLDEFLGNVDVPGTFQSGNGDYLVFEDREISASLLSDEAIQDFRAEDISNLWRIGWIFLALIISAFIMNYIQVYALNYASNKIIYNIRQQLFTHVENMSLRFFDKNPVGRLVTRITNDTETLHQMYTEVLVSFFKDIFILLGVVIVMLTMSFRLALLTFLVLPVLLLSSYLFRLKVRDAYRQVRLKLARINASLSENFTGMKTIQTFKRETQQFNKFNKTNEELLAANKREVFIFAVYRPSMEIIRSLGFAIIIWYGGGQVVQGNIQFGILFAFINYIKQFFQPINNLTEKYNVLQSSMASSERIFKLLDTESTIQNPENPKPLKFFRGEIEFKNVWFAYNEDEWVLKDVSFKIKPGDSIAFVGATGAGKSSIINLMARFYDIQKGEILIDGVNIKDLSITDLRENIGIVLQDVFMFAGDIKGNISLDNPNISREKIKEIAKYVNLHRFIERLPNGYDEPVMERGATLSSGQKQLLAFARALAFNPAVLVLDEATSNIDTETEELVQDAMQKIIKGKTTIAIAHRLSTIQSCDKIIVLHKGRIREIGNHNQLLKEKGLYYNLYELQYKDVR from the coding sequence GGTGTGGAACTTGCCCGACCCTACTTTATCCAAGTGGCCATAGACGAACATATCAATGTTTACGACCGTCCTTTATATGTTTATGATGAGCCGGTGACTGAAGGAGGTACGGAGTACGACGGCCATTATTACTACATCGAGGATCCCGAAGAAGGTTATGATTCCATGGCTCAATTAGTACGGATCGAAGGAGAAATATATTTATTGGATGAATTTTTAGGAAATGTGGATGTGCCGGGAACCTTCCAGTCGGGGAATGGCGACTATTTAGTCTTTGAAGACCGGGAAATTTCCGCTTCTCTACTGTCCGACGAAGCCATACAGGATTTTCGAGCCGAGGATATCAGCAATTTGTGGCGCATCGGCTGGATCTTTCTCGCACTAATCATTAGTGCTTTTATCATGAACTACATTCAAGTGTATGCCCTGAATTATGCCAGCAATAAAATCATCTACAATATCCGCCAACAATTGTTTACCCATGTGGAGAACATGTCCTTACGCTTTTTCGATAAAAACCCGGTGGGACGGCTGGTAACAAGAATCACCAACGACACGGAAACCCTTCATCAGATGTATACCGAGGTATTGGTAAGCTTTTTCAAGGATATTTTCATCCTTTTAGGGGTGGTCATCGTCATGCTTACCATGAGTTTTCGACTGGCTCTTTTGACTTTCTTAGTGCTGCCGGTGCTGCTCCTATCCTCCTATTTGTTTCGACTGAAGGTCCGAGATGCCTACCGACAGGTCCGACTAAAGCTTGCAAGAATCAATGCTTCCTTAAGTGAGAACTTCACCGGAATGAAAACCATTCAAACCTTTAAACGGGAAACTCAGCAGTTTAATAAATTCAATAAAACCAACGAGGAACTCCTAGCTGCAAACAAACGGGAAGTATTCATTTTCGCCGTATATAGACCATCCATGGAGATTATACGGTCTCTCGGCTTTGCCATTATTATTTGGTACGGAGGCGGTCAGGTGGTCCAAGGCAATATACAGTTCGGTATTCTCTTTGCCTTTATCAATTATATTAAACAGTTTTTCCAGCCGATCAACAACCTAACGGAAAAATATAACGTTCTCCAGTCCTCCATGGCCTCCTCAGAGCGAATTTTCAAGCTCTTGGATACGGAGTCCACTATACAAAACCCAGAGAACCCTAAACCCTTAAAATTCTTTCGTGGAGAGATTGAGTTCAAAAATGTATGGTTTGCCTATAATGAGGATGAATGGGTACTTAAAGACGTTAGCTTTAAAATCAAGCCCGGGGACTCCATCGCCTTCGTAGGAGCTACCGGTGCCGGAAAGTCTTCCATTATTAACCTGATGGCCCGTTTTTACGATATTCAAAAGGGGGAAATTTTAATCGACGGTGTCAATATTAAGGACCTTTCCATTACCGATCTTCGGGAGAACATCGGAATAGTTTTGCAGGATGTGTTCATGTTTGCCGGGGACATTAAAGGAAATATTTCTCTGGATAATCCCAACATCTCCCGGGAAAAAATCAAAGAAATCGCCAAGTATGTAAACCTGCACCGGTTTATTGAAAGACTCCCTAATGGATACGACGAACCGGTAATGGAGCGGGGGGCCACCTTATCCTCGGGACAAAAACAACTGTTGGCCTTTGCCCGGGCTTTGGCGTTTAACCCGGCGGTACTGGTACTGGATGAGGCCACCTCCAATATTGATACGGAAACAGAAGAGTTGGTTCAAGACGCTATGCAAAAAATCATCAAAGGAAAAACCACCATTGCTATCGCCCATCGCTTATCTACAATCCAAAGTTGTGATAAGATCATTGTCCTTCATAAAGGGCGTATACGGGAAATAGGAAATCACAATCAGCTTCTTAAAGAAAAAGGCTTATATTACAATTTATACGAACTACAATATAAGGATGTACGATAA